A genomic region of Papaver somniferum cultivar HN1 chromosome 7, ASM357369v1, whole genome shotgun sequence contains the following coding sequences:
- the LOC113293968 gene encoding putative F-box protein At1g32420, with amino-acid sequence MKSIRVSGDFDDNIYGEILSRLPVKSLVRFKCVSKGWQSMISNDNYFIDLHLSRTKTRSSSSTLFVIVRTAEERTVVSMDLLNDVPAVIRFPIQLTRQEGILKPVNGLICSYYKDFDLGRTAVCIRNFMTREETPWIEVPTENTKKKVYFQTIEHGFGFDVTTKEHKVISIRQTHIKASGKMFCYIVCKVMNVGRKHYSAWRMIDDFPAYMIQGNGIFVNRSLYWLGRNSIPTSNCQNKSHTKYIGRLSQVIVAFDVPTEQFRSIPIPNFIMNQTDGMYSFKSRIVYIIEVDGHIALIDQLENIQIAKLWIFDEDGSGHQKIAANATIGSRDGNWIEETILMPFGHSELYLYFFESITGTNKLVIRMSMVNTTFYTLYLYDRENKTFMQVEISGMPRNICAPSDLVANFTESLLPVPKKQQEQ; translated from the coding sequence ATGAAAAGTATCAGAGTTAGTGGTGATTTCGATGACAATATATACGGTGAAATACTGAGTAGGCTGCCGGTTAAGTCACTCGTCAGGTTCAAATGTGTAAGCAAAGGTTGGCAATCGATGATTAGCAATGACAATTACTTTATCGATTTACATCTTTCGCGAACAAAAACGCGCtcatcttcatcaacattattCGTGATAGTCCGCACAGCTGAAGAGAGGACTGTCGTTTCTATGGATCTATTAAATGATGTACCTGCAGTTATAAGATTTCCAATTCAGTTGACAAGACAGGAAGGGATTCTCAAACCCGTTAATGGTTTGATCTGTTCCTACTATAAGGATTTTGATCTTGGTCGCACTGCTGTTTGCATAAGGAATTTCATGACCCGTGAAGAAACTCCCTGGATTGAAGTACCAACGGAAAATACGAAAAAGAAGGTTTATTTTCAAACGATAGAGCATGGGTTCGGGTTCGACGTTACCACTAAAGAACACAAAGTGATATCCATACGTCAAACACATATTAAAGCCTCAGGTAAAATGTTTTGTTATATAGTTTGTAAGGTTATGAATGTAGGGAGGAAACATTATAGTGCGTGGAGAATGATAGATGATTTCCCGGCCTATATGATCCAAGGTAATGGAATTTTTGTTAATAGGTCTTTATATTGGCTGGGTAGAAATAGTATTCCCACATCAAACTGTCAGAACAAGTCACATACTAAATACATTGGTCGATTATCCCAAGTCATTGTTGCGTTTGATGTTCCAACGGAACAATTCAGGTCAATACCCATTCCAAATTTCATCATGAATCAAACTGACGGCATGTATAGTTTTAAATCCCGAATAGTTTATATAATAGAAGTGGATGGACATATAGCACTAATTGACCAATTAGAGAACATCCAGATTGCCAAGTTGTGGATATTTGATGAAGATGGTAGTGGCCACCAGAAGATTGCTGCAAATGCTACTATTGGTAGTAGAGATGGCAATTGGATTGAAGAGACAATTTTGATGCCTTTCGGTCATTCAGAATTGTACCTTTACTTCTTTGAGTCCATTACGGGTACAAATAAGCTTGTTATACGAATGTCAATGGTTAATACAACCTTCTATACTCTTTATCTTTACGACCGGGAAAATAAGACTTTTATGCAGGTTGAAATCAGTGGAATGCCGAGGAATATATGTGCTCCCTCCGACCTAGTGGCAAATTTTACCGAAAGTCTTTTACCAGTTCCAAAGAAGCAGCAAGAACAGTAA
- the LOC113296915 gene encoding peroxidase 60-like has protein sequence MEACYGQLKIGFYKEKCDYEDVESIVNKVVNESFASDHSIAAALLRMQFHDCFVTGCDASLLLDGDTSEKKAVANLNVRGFEIIDKAKTALGQACPGTVSCADIIVMATRDAVALSGECK, from the exons ATGGAAGCCTGTTATGGTCAACTAAAAATAGGATTTTACAAAGAAAAATGTGATTATGAAGATGTTGAATCTATTGTCAACAAAGTTGTGAATGAAAGTTTCGCTAGTGACCATTCTATTGCAGCTGCACTTCTTCGCATGCAATTCCATGACTGCTTTGTTACT GGATGTGATGCATCATTGCTTCTTGATGGAGATACAAGCGAAAAGAAGGCAGTCGCAAACCTAAATGTAAGAGGTTTTGAAATAATCGACAAAGCAAAAACTGCACTCGGACAAGCTTGCCCAGGTACTGTCTCTTGTGCGGATATTATTGTCATGGCGACTCGGGACGCTGTTGCCTTG AGCGGAGAATGCAAATAA